The genomic interval GTGGATCGCGCCTGCCCGTTCGAAGCCCAGGTCGGGGCCTCGGCCAGGCCCATGGACGCGTCGTAGCCTGTCCCCGCATGCATGAAGCGGGGAGCGGGCGGTAGGGGGCATGATGCCAGAGGGCACCTTCCTCGTCCTCATGGTAGCGAAGATCGCCGTGGTCTTCGGTCTGATGTTGCTAAGTGTCGCCTACATGACCTGGCTGGAGCGCAAGATCCTCAGCGATATCCAGGTCCGACTCGGTCCGATGCGGGTCGGCCCCCACGGCCTGCTACAGCCGATCGCCGACGGGCTCAAGCTCTTGTTCAAGGAGGAGATCGTTCCCCAGGCCGCTGACCGGACACTCTACCTCCTGGCTCCCGTGCTTGCGCTGGTCCCTGCCTTCATCTCCTTTGCCGTAATCCCTTTCGGAGACCGGATCCGACTCTTCGGGCAGAGCATCGACCTGGTCATCGCTGACGTCAATATCGGGCTGCTGTATGTGTTCGGTGTCGCCTCTCTCGGGATCTATGGGATCGTCCTGGGAGGGTGGGCCTCGAACAACAAGTACGCGCTGCTTGGGGGGCTGCGTGCCTCGGCCCAGATGATCAGCTATGAACTCTCCCTGAGTCTGTCGGTGGTGGGCGTGGTGATGCTGTCGCAATCGCTGAGCCTGGTGCAGATTGTGGATGCCCAGGCCAGGGTGTGGTTTATCGTCCTTCAGCCGATCGGTTTTATCATCTTCCTGATCTGTGCTGTCGCCGAGATCAATCGCGCTCCTTTCGATCTCCCGGAGGCCGAGACGGAACTGGTGGCCGGTTTTCACGTCGAGTACAGCTCAATGAAGTTCGCCATGTACTTTATGGCTGAGTATGCCAACATGATCACCGTATCGGCCATGGCGACAACGCTGTTCCTGGGCGGGTGGAGGGGGCCGTGGTTGCCACCGGTGGTCTGGTTTCTCATTAAGCTCTATCTGTTTATTTTCCTCTTCATCTGGCTTCGAGGTACGCTGCCGCGCTTTAGATACGACCAACTGATGCGATTTGGGTGGAAGGTTCTGCTGCCCATTGCGCTGGTCAATATTATGGTCACGGCTGTGTTTGTTGCGTTGAGGTAAGAATGGAATGGCTGGTGTTCGTTCCGCTGGCCGCAATGGCGCTCATCACTGCGGTTCTGGTCATCGTCATGCGAAATCCGGTCTACTGCGCCCTCTCGCTTATTGGGACGTTCTTCGCACTGTCGGGGATCTATCTGCTGTTGCAGGCGCAGTTCATCGCTGTCGTGCAGGTGATCGTCTATGCCGGAGCGATCATGGTCCTGTTCCTGTTCGTGGTCATGCTGCTCGACCTGGGTCATGAACTACCCGCCTGGCTGCAGCGAGATCGGCCCAGGCTCCTGCTCGGCATCGGTGTGGCTCTGCTCCTACTTGTTGAGTTGGCGATCCCTATCGGCTTCAGGACTCCTCACGGTCCCCAGGGCCTCTACACTTCAGAACTCGTGGGCGCCATCGGAAATACTCAAGTCGTCGGCCGTCTCCTGTTCACCGATTTTCTCATCCCATTTGAGATCACTTCTATAATCCTGCTCATTGCCATTATTGGCGTCATGGTCTTAGCCAGGAGGTAGCGAAGTGCGGAATGTAGGGGCAGCCCTTGTGGCTGCCCGAGGTGCAACGTTCAACGTTCAAGGGTGGAGTGTGCGAGGTGCGAGGTGCAAGGCAAATCCTCTCTCACCCCCCTTTATCAAAGGGGGGTTGGGGGGATTTGATGCGAGGCCTGAAGTGCGATGACAGCAACCGTGCCTTTGAGCGCATACTTAATACTTAGCGCTGTCCTCTTTGTCATAGGGGTCATCGGGGTGCTGATCCGGCGTAATGTGCTGGTGATCTTCATGGCGATTGAGTTGATGCTGAATGCCGTCAATCTCACCTTTGTGGCCTTCTCAAGGTTTCTCCACTCGATGGATGGACAGATCATTGTGTTGTTTGTGATGGCGGTGGCCGCAGCCGAGGTAGCAGTAGGGCTGGCCATCATCATTGCACTGCATAGAAATAAAGAGTCCTTAAATGTGGACGAGATCAATCTCCTTAAAGGCTAGTTGCGAGTTTCGAGCGTCGGGTTTTGAGCTTACAACCCGAAACCCGAAACTCGTAACCCGAAACCCGATATGATGATCTGGCTGATTCCCGTTGTTCCGCTGGTGGGAAGCCTCGTCGTCGGTCTGATGGGCCGCCGGATGCAGAGAGGGCTGGTGACGGGTATCGCCTGCGGCGCCACATCGCTTTCGTTGCTCCTTTCCCTGATGGCCTTTGTCCGTCTCCTTCAGATGCCGGCGGAAGGACGCCTGCTTCGCTCCTCCCTCGGCTCCTGGATCGCCTCCGGCGATTTCTCGGTCTCGTTCGGGTTCCTGTTCGATCCCCTCTCTGCCATCATGGCGCTGGTGGTGTGCGGCGTGGGCTTGCTGATACATATCTACTCGATCGGCTATATGCAGGAGGACCGCGACTATCACCGCTTCTTCTCGCTGCTCAACCTCTTCCTGGCTGAGATGCTGGTCCTGGTCCTGGCCGATAACTACCTCCTGCTCTTTGTGGGATGGGAGGGGGTGGGCCTCTGTTCGTACCTGTTGATCGGCTTCTGGTTCGAACGACCTGCTGCGGCATCCGCCGGGACCAAGGCCTTCCTGGTGAACCGGATCGGCGACGGCGCCGTGGTTGTGGGGCTGATCTGGATGATCCTGCTGTTCGGGTCACTGGACTTCCAGACCGTGTTTACAGAAGCGCCGACCGTGCTTGCGCACGGCTCTGTTACCGCAATGCTTCTCACCCTCCTTCTCTTCATCGGGGCGACCGGTAAGTCGGCGCAACTCCCACTGTATGTCTGGTTGCCTGATGCGATGGAGGGACCTACGCCGGTCTCGGCGCTTATCCATGCTGCTACCATGGTGACGGCAGGCGTCTACCTGGTCGCCCGTTCGGCTCCCCTGTTCCAGCTTGCGCCTGTGAGCCTGGAGATCGTGGCCTGGGTCGGTGGCCTCACGGCCCTCTATGCCGCAAGCATCGCCCTGGTTCAGACCGACATCAAACGGATTATCGCCTACTCGACCATCTCCCAGCTCGGCTACATGTTTTTAGGCCTGGGAGTCGGGGCATACGCCGCAGGGATCTTTCACCTGATGACGCATGCCTTCTTCAAGGCCCTTCTCTTCCTATCGGCCGGGTCGGTGATTCATGCGCTGGCCGGCGAGCAGGATATCAGGAAGATGGGGGGGCTGCGGAAGTCCCTCCGTGTCACTACCGGCAGCTTTCTCGTAGGCGCGCTGGCTAACGCCGGCATCGCTCCCTTCGCCGGCTTCTGGAGCAAGGACGAGATCCTCTTTGCCGCCTATACCTCGGGACATCGGCTGCTCTGGGTCATTGGGGTGCTGACCGCGGCGGGCACTGCCTTGTACATGTTTCGCCTCTATTTCCTTGCCTTCGAGGGGAAGTCGAGGCTTGACGCGCATACGCTTAAACACCTGCACGAGGCGCCGTGGAGCATGCGCCTGCCGCTGGTGCTGTTGGCGCTCGGGTCGGCGACCGTCGGGTTTGTCGGTTTCCCGCCAGAGTCAGGCCCGTTTCAGCGATTCCTGGGTTCGGTTTTCCCGGTCCCGGTGCATGAGGCCTCGGTCGAGCCGAGCTCCGGGGTCGTGCTTGCGGTTGCGACTCTTGTAATGGCCCTGCTGGGGATCGGCGTGGCCTTTTGGTGCTATCTTCGGGATCCTACCAGACCCGAGGCGCTTGTCGCGCGGTATCCTGCGCTGCATCGCACCCTCTTTCACAAATATTGGGTTGATGAGCTGTACGATAAGGTCGTAATCCACCCGATCGTTACCTCCGCTCGCGCCATATCGGAGTCGTTCGATGCGCGCATAGTCGACGGGTCAGTCAACGGCATCGCGACACTTGCAATACGGGCCGGCAGCATGCTGAGGCGACTTCAAACCGGCTATGTTCCAACCTATATCCTTTCGATCCTGGTGGGTGCCGTGGTCCTCTTGGGATACTTGGCGTTTTATGGATAGCGCACAGGTGAAGGCATGAGTCAGGCGGGAGGACCGATCTTATCGACGCTTATTGTGCTCCCTCTGCTTGGCGTCTTATTGCTTACGATTGTCGACGGAGCGCGTGAGGGGCTCATCAAGAGGCTCGCACTGGCCGTCTCCGGCCTAGACCTTCTGCTCTCTCTCATCGTATATGTGCGCTTTGATCCCGCTCAGGCCGGTATGCAGTTCGTTGAGCGGGCGTCGTGGATCCCTTCGATCGGGAGTAGCTATTTTCTCGGAGTTGATGGGATCAGCCTTCCACTGTTGCTCCTCACGACGTTTCTCACGCCTATCGCTATCCTCGCCTCTTTCTCCGGGATCGCGAGTCGGGTAAAAGCGTATATGATCTGCATGCTGCTGCTCCTAAGCGGCATGATTGGAGTGTTTGTTGCCCTGGATCTGGTGCTTTTCTACGTCTTCTGGGAGGGGATGCTGATCCCGATGTATTTTCTGATCGGCGTCTGGGGCGGCCCGAGGCGAATCTATGCCACCTTGAAGTTCGTCCTCTTTACGATGGCGGGAAGCGTCCTGATGCTGCTGGCGATGATCGCCCTCGCCTTCCTGCATCAGGAGAGTACAGGTCAGTTGACGTTTGACCTCCTGGAGCTGATCGGCGGGTCGATTTCATATGGGACGCAACTGTGGCTCTTCGCCGCCTTTGGCCTCGCCTTTGCCATCAAGGTGCCGATGTTCCCGTTTCACACATGGCTTCCGGATGCCCACGTAGAGGCGCCTACGGCGGGAAGCGTCCTATTGGCCGGGGTTCTCTTGAAGATGGGGACCTATGGTTTCCTCCGATTCGCGCTCCCGCTCTTTCCGGAAGCGGCCGTCGCCTTTACTCCTTTGATCTCTGCGCTTGCCGTGATCGGTATCCTGTACGGCGCGCTGGTTGCCATGGTTCAGGATGATCTCAAGCGGCTGATCGCCTATAGCTCAGTAAGTCACCTGGGGTTCGTGATGCTGGGCATCTTTGCCATGAACGTGCAGGCCGTGGAAGGGTCAATCCTCCAAATGGTCAATCATGGCCTCTCCACTGGCGCTCTCTTCCTGCTGATTGGGATGATCTATGAGAGGCGCCACACAAGGATGATAGAGGAGTTCGGTGGACTCTCCCGGACACTCCCTCGCTTTGCCCTCTGCTTCCTGGTTGTGACCATGTCGTCCATTGGCCTGCCAGGCCTGAATGGGTTTGTGGGCGAGTTCCTGATCCTGACGGGGACATTCCGCGTCCATAAAGGATTTGCGGTGATCGCTACCCTTGGGGTCATTCTGGCAGCGGTCTATATGCTCTGGATGTGGCAACGCGTGATGTGGGGGAAAAGCCGACGGGCTGAGAATCTCACGCTCAACGATATCGGCTGTCGTGAGATGGCGATACTGGTCCCGATCATCCTGCTCATTCTATGGATTGGCCTGAACCCAAATCCCCTCCTCAGAAGGATGGATGCGTCGGTCATTCATCTCCTGGATGGGATGCGGATCGCGGCAACGTCCGAGGTGCAAATCCCTCCGTCCCCCCCTTTCGTAAAGGGGGGTTGGGGGGATTTGGTGCGGAGCGCGAATTGATGGAGCTTGTACTGCCTCAGATTGACTGGGCTCCCTTTGCGCCGCTCATACCGGTGGCCATTGGCGGTCTCACAACGTTGGTGACAGATCTCTTTCTGCCGCCGGGACGGAAATATCTCATCGCCATCCTAAGCCTGATGGCGATCGCTGCATCGATCCTTATCTCGATCGGCTTATGGGGGCCCATCCTCGGCTCAGATCTGGAAATGGTTCGCTACGGGATTCATGACGCGGTCGTGTTGGACCGATTTTCGCTCTTCTTTTATCTTGTGCTTGGCCTGGTCTCGATGCTCACCATCCTGCTGTCGATGGGCCACCTTGACACAGCAGCCGCTGACCAGGGAGAGTATTACAGCCTGGTGCTCTTCTCGACGTTGGGGATGATGCTGATGGCTGCAGGCGGGGATTTGATCGTAATTTTTCTGGGGCTGGAAACCTTCTCGCTCGCCCTGTACACGCTCGCTGGATTTTGGAGGACAGATCTTCGCTCCAACGAGTCGGCGCTGAAGTACCTCCTGCTTGGCGCCTTTGCCAGCGCCTTTTTCCTCTATGGTATTGCCCTGATCTATGGGGCGACCGGCACGACCATGCTTCGGCAGATTGCGGCCTTTCTTGCCGATGGGCATCCTCCCGCACCCCTGTTCATGATCGGAGGAGGATTGCTTCTGGTTGGGTTCGGCTTCAAGATCGCCTCCGTCCCGTTCCATATGTGGGCCCCTGACGTGTATGAGGGGGCGCCCACCTCGGTCACAGCGTTCATGATCGCCGGGACCAAGGCTGCGGCTTTTGCCGCCTTCCTGCGGGTATTTCTTCTGGCTTTGCCTGCCCTTCACGTGCAGTGGTCGATGGCGATATGGGTTCTAGCGGTCCTCACCATGACCGTGGGGAATCTGGTTGCCCTGGTCCAAGACAACATCAAGCGGATGCTCGCCTATAGCTCGATCGCGCATGCCGGGTATCTGTTGGTAGCGTTGGTCGCTGGCGGATCATCCGGGGTCGCCAGCATCCTCTTCTACCTTGTCGCCTATGCCCTCATGAACCTTGGCGCCTTCGCCGTCATCATCGCGTTGCAAGGTAATGAGCAAGAGCGGCTCTTGCTCACCGACTACGCCGGTCTTGGTTGGCAGCGGCCGGTCCTGGCCGCCTGCATGGCTATCTTTATGTTCTCGCTAGCCGGGATCCCTCCCACAGCCGGTTTCATGGGCAAGCTGTACATCTTCAGCGCCGCCCTTGAAGGCCACTATCTTGGCCTGGCGGTGATCGGTGTTCTGAACAGCGTGATCTCGGTCTACTTTTATCTCCGCGTCATCGTCATCATGTACATGAGTGAGGCAGCGTCCCCGCGGCCGCTCGTTCCGGCATCCGTAGCGGCCGTCCTGGCCGTAGTAATGTCCGTACTGGGGACCCTTCACCTTGGCCTGTTCCCGGCAGGGTTGCTGGATCTGGCCCGGCAGTCGATCGCAGCCGTCGCAGGATGAGAGAGCCACTGTCCATGAAAGCGATTAAGATTCCCGAGAAGACCGTGACCCGGATTTCGATCTACCTGAGATGCTTAGAGGAGCTGGAGCACGAAGGGACGGCGAGCGTCTCGTCCACGCAACTGGCCGATCGTTTCGGCCTGAATTCCGCCCAGGTGCGAAAGGACTTGGCATGCTTTGGCCAGTTCGGCATCAGGGGTTTGGGGTACTACATTACCCCCCTTCGGCATAGCCTGGAGGAGATTCTCGGACTCAAGCGGGCTTGGGATGTAGCCTTGGTCGGGTTGGGGAACCTGGGCTCTGCGTTAATGACCTACAAGGGGTTCCATGAGAAAGGATTCAAGATCTCTGCCGTGTTCGATCGCGACCCGGCCAAGATCGATCGGAGGGTTGAAGGGGTCCAGGTGATGGATATCGGGGCGATCGTCCCGGTTATCCGCAAGCGGAAGATCAAGATGGGCATCCTGGCTGTTCGTGCCGCTGGTGCCCAGGCTGTCCTCGACGCTCTAGTAGAGGGCGGGGTCATCGCAGTCTTGAATTTCGCCCCCACCCAACTGACAGCCCCCGATTCGGTCAAGATCCAGAATGTTGACCTATCGGCTCTGCTGAAGACACTGAGCTATCATATCGCCCAGACGGAGCGGCCGAACTCCCGCACGCCTTGACACCCTTGCCTCTTACTTCCCTTTCTGATTGAGAAGGACATCGATAGACTTTTGAAACTCCTCCTCCGTCATTGCCCCGACCGAGCGTCCATATAAGCTCCCGTCTTTATTGACCATAATGGTGGTCGGCGTACCCTCGATTTGATAACGCCGGCCGATATCACCGGTGCTGTCGCGTCCTACGGGATAAGGAACCTTGTACTCTTCAACAAATTTCCGCGCGCTGGCTTCGTTATCCCAGGCGACGTTCACGCCCAGCATCACGAGGCCCTTGCCCTTATACTGCTGGTAGATCTTTGCCAGAACGGGAGCCTCCCGTTGACAGTGTGATCATGTGGAGTGGAAGAAATTGATCAGGACCGGCTTGCCGCGAAAGTCTTTTAGTGCGATGGACTTTCCATCCAGGAGCGGAAGCGTAAAGTCCGGGACAGGCGCAGCGTGGGCCGCCTGGGCAACTAATAGTGTGCCAATCAAGAGGGCTGCGTACATTGCTCGTCGTAGGGGATTGTTCATGTCTGATTCCTCCTAAATGTAGGGGCGCTGCTTGCTGCGCCCTCTTTGGGCAGGGCATACCCTGCCCCTACGCCAATAGCTGATCTCTGCCAGCTTCTCATCAACCCAACCCATACTCTTTCCATCGTTGGTCTACGAGGGCCTTGGTCTCGCGATCCATGACCTGTTCCTCCGGCCACTCGCGCGTGAATCCCTCCTCTTTCCACTTGCGTGTTCCGTCGATCCCCATCTTTGAGCCATACCGGGGCAGCCGACTGGCGTGATCCAGGGTTTCGACCGGGCCCATGACAAACTCGATATCGCGCTCCGGGTCGATATGGTTCAGGACCTTCCAGGTCACTTCGGCCGGATCGCGGACGTTCACATCCTTGTCCACGACGACGATCACCTTCGAAAACATCGCCTGGCCGAGGCCCCAGATCGCGTGCATGATCTTGCGCGCGTGGCCCGGGTAGGCTTTATCGATACTGACGATGACGAGGTTATGAAAGACCCCGGCGAACGGCATGTGAAAGTCCACGATTTCCGGTAACTGTTTTCTCAGGAGGGGGAGGGACATCCGTTCCACGGCAGTCCCCATGTGACAGTCTTCCATGGGTGGGCGGCCGACGATGGTGGTCTGATAAATCGGATCCCGGCGGTGGGTGACGGCCGTCAGGTGAAAGACGGGATAGTGGTCAGCAAGGGAGTAAAAGCCGGTGTGGTCGCCGAATGGCCCCTCCAGGCGCAGCTCATCCGGTTCGACGTACCCTTCCAGCACAATCTCGGCGTTGGCGGGAACCTCCAGATCGACGGTCTCGCACTGAACAAGCTCGACGGACCGCTTCCGCAGAAAGCCGGCGATGAGCATCTCATCAATCCCGTCGGGCGCCGGTATGACTGCCGACAGGGTGGTGGCCGGATCAGGCCCCAGGGCAACGGCGACCTCGGTACGGCGACCCAGCCGCCGGTTTTTCTCGTAGTGTCTGGCCCCGCCGTGATGGATGTGCCAGTGCATGCCTGCGGTCCGTTCGTCGAAGATCTGCATTCGATACATGCCGCAATTGCGCGTGCCGGTTTCGGGATCTTTGGTGAAGACCAAGGGCATTGTCACGAATCGGCCGCCATCCAGCGGCCAGCACTTGAGGGTCGGCAACGGGTCGAATGAGGGCTCTTTCGTGATGCGTACCTCCTTGCACGGGCCATCCTTCACCCGTTTGGGCAGGTAGCGGGCCATCTCCGCGAGCTTGGGCAACATCCGGAGCTTCTCAAAGAACCCTTCCGGGGGCTTGATCTCGGTGACGCTGTCCAGCTCACTGGCCAGATCGTCCAGCGAGGCGCGCTGCAACGCCAGGCACATCTGCTCCTCGGAGCCGAAGGCGTTGATCAGGACCGGCATCGATGAATCCTTGACCCGTTCGAAGAGCAGGGCCGGTCCGAACCGCTTGCTGACTCGATCAGTGATTTCGGTAATCTCGAGAATCGGATCGACCTGGGTCTTGATCCGCTTCAGCAGTCCCCGCTGCTCCAGCGCCGCGATAAAGGCCCGCAGATCCTCGTATGCCATCATAACTCCAAGCGGTGAGCTGTCAGCGCTCAGCAATTGGTGTAGGGGCAGGGCTTGCCCTGCCCAAAGAGGGCGCAGCAAGCAGCGCCCATACGCGGCTGATAGCTGCACTATTGAACGCTGCCACTATAGCGGAGGGAGGTGAGGTCGGCAAGCAAAAATGGGTCAACAGAAAAGGCAATCGCCGCAGACCGATGGCGCCTCCTCGCGCATCTTAGAATGGTGGGTACGGTATGGAGTCGAGGTGTGAGTAAATCTGTCCCTTTTTCGATAGATTCCACTTGACCGATCAGATTGTACTGTAGATGATGATGTATATTCGAGAAAGGCAGAGTCATGCCCCGTAAAGTGCGAAAACAAATCTATCTTGATCCCCACCATGCGCAGCTCTTGAAGCAGTTGGCGCGTGATCTCGGGGTGTCGGAAGCGGCGCTCATTCGGCAGGCCGTGGACCAACAGGCGGCCCACCTTACACCCCTCCGCCGCGACCCAGCCGCCTGGCAGCAAGAGCGGGCCTTTATTGAACGCCTCATCCAGGATGGCACCGTCCCTGGCAGACGGACCTGGAAACGGGATGATCTCCATGAGCGGTGAGGTCTTGGTCGATCGAACGTACTTGCCTACGCCTACGACCGACCCTCGGAGCGCGCCAAGCAGCGCCTAGCCCTAGCCGTGCTGGACCTCTTGGCGGGTACGCAGCGCGGGGTCCTGACGACTCAGGTCTTCGAAGGGGTGTGAGCAGTTAATCCGGCCGCGTTCCGTAAAGCGCTCACAACGCTTTTCTTCCTTGACACTTCCTGGCGCTTTCCGATACAAGACAACGGTCACACGTGAATGCAGAGTTCTGGGAGAAGCGCGATGAAGCTCATGATCAGTGTGCGGGACGAGCAAGAGGCGGTAGCCGCTTTGGCCGGTGGAGCCGATATCATCGATGTCAAGAATCCGGCCGAGGGATCGCTGGGCGCCGGGCGACCGGAGACCATCGCAGCGATCGTAAGGGCGGTCCAGGCCGCCGCCCCTGTCAGCGCATCGATCGGCGACGTCCCGAATCTTCCAGGAACCGTGGCGCTAGCCGGCCTGGGGGCGGCCACCTGCGGTGTTCGACTCGTCAAGGTGGGATTGCTGGGGACCAGGACAGGAGCAGAGGCGGCCAACCTGCTCGATGCCGTCAGTGGCGCATTGCGGATGGCGAACGGTACAGTGGGTCTGGTAGCTTGCGCCTACGCCGATGCCGCCCTTGTTGGTTCGCTCGATCCGCTTGAGCTTCCTGAGGCCGCCGCCCCCTTTGCCGAAGGGTGCCTCATCGATACCGCCATCAAAGATGGGCGAACCCTTTTCCAGTGCCTTCCGGAGGCGACCATCACCCGCTTCATTCAGCAGTGCCACGATCGGGGGCTCTTCTGCGCCCTGGCGGGCTCCCTGCAGCAGGCAGATATCCTCAGAGCCCTAGCGCTCGGCGCCGACATCGTCGGCGTACGAACCGCAGCCTGCGAGGGAGGACAGCGAAGCGGCTCTATTTCCACGAAGTTGGTGGAACGCCTGAAAGCGAGTCTCTCTTCGCACCTCAAATCCCCCTGTGTCCCCCTTTTGTAAAGGGGGGGTGGGGGGATTTCGTACCTCGCGTAACCACGCACGTTCCCACTGTCCTCCTGCATTCCAGCCACTCCTTGACACGAGTAGGTCGCGCCCCATTGATGATCCAGCAACAGCCAATCCCGTTCAGCCACCTGGCAAACTCGCGATCCACGCCGCTGTAACGCGGGAGGCGTGAGCGCGCGACGCGCGGAAGCAGGGGGGCGAACGGGTCGACCTTCGGATCCCGCGCAAAGATCCCATCCACATGCTTCAGCAGCAGCAAGGCATCCGCCCCAACACGTCCGGCGATATAGGCGGCGATCGAATCCGAGGTGACACCCCAAGAATGCGCAAAGGGATCGTGGCGAGCAAGGGATCGGGAGGGGAGGTAGACCGGAAGTTGGCCGCACCGGATCACCTCCATGACCTGGTTCAGGCTGGAGGCCGGAGCAGCCTGTGAGGCGAGGTCACAAAGCTCAAGACCATACTGATCCATCGCCAGGATAGCCATCCGGTGCGCGGCGCTTTCAGTGAGCCGTAATCGGCGATACTCTGCCCGCACCAGATCGGCAAATACCCCGCCACCCGGAATCACCAACACGTTGGTAGCGCCCTTCCACCGCGCAATGGAATCGAGCAGCTTCCCCAGACCGCGCGACCGGCCGAGACTCCCGCCCACCTTGATGACGACGTCGATCTTCATGATTCAGCTCTCAGCCCTTCAGCC from Candidatus Methylomirabilis limnetica carries:
- a CDS encoding (5-formylfuran-3-yl)methyl phosphate synthase, producing the protein MKLMISVRDEQEAVAALAGGADIIDVKNPAEGSLGAGRPETIAAIVRAVQAAAPVSASIGDVPNLPGTVALAGLGAATCGVRLVKVGLLGTRTGAEAANLLDAVSGALRMANGTVGLVACAYADAALVGSLDPLELPEAAAPFAEGCLIDTAIKDGRTLFQCLPEATITRFIQQCHDRGLFCALAGSLQQADILRALALGADIVGVRTAACEGGQRSGSISTKLVERLKASLSSHLKSPCVPLL